Genomic segment of Nocardiopsis mwathae:
GGACTTCCAGCTGTTCCACCGTGGCGTACTCAAGCATGATTCTGATGCCGAGCACAGTGGTGACGGCATAGACCACGAGCCCGATCGCCCATGGCTTGATCAAGTCCATGCGGACTCGGAACTCCTTTCATCCGGCTTCAAACAGGTGCGCGACAGACCGGGGGTTCAGTCTTCGGGTGAGTGGACCGTGCCGGTGATCTGGTCGACCAGTTCGTCGTCCAGATAGGTGTGGTCTCCGGTCAGCCGGAACAGCACTCCCCGGCCATCCTCGAGCTTCATCGCGATGTCGACCCCGCGGATGGTGTCGATGTCCTCGTCGCCGTCGAACTCGTAGGTGTAGTCGTAGCGCTCGGAGTCGGGGACACCCGCAACCTCGTAGTCCCAGTCCTTGTCCAGGTACTCGAATTTCGGCTCGAACTTGATCTCGGCCTGCGCGGTCCCGCCGACGGCCGCCGCGCTGTCGACCTCGTCGCCGGCCAGCATCACGTCCACCTGCGCACGGTCCTCATCGAAGTCGGACGGCAGGGCGTAGGAGATCCCCTCCGCCGACTCGTCGGTGAAGCCGTCCGGCGCCTCCGCGGGTCCTCCGCCGTCCGCCCCGCAGCCCGCAAGGGCCGTGAGGAGGGCGGCGCCGAAGACGGCCGCGCTAGTCGTCCTTGCTGCACGCTTCATAGGGCACATACTCCCGACTTCCGTTGTTGGGGGCTCCGAGGTACTCGGCTTCACTGATGTCCTGGGACGTCCCGCCCCAGGTCCCGCCGAAGCCGAACTTCAATCCGAGCTTGACCTCGGCGCCGACCTTGTGGGTGTTGTCCTCACCGTCGTAGCTGGCCCTGGTGGTCTTCCCGTTCTCGAACACCCACTCCTCGAACGGGGTGGGGTTCTCGCTGAGCTCGGTGGGGTCGGCGGCATCCCAGGTCAGGGGAATGACGTTGTCATCGGCGAACATGCCCATCCATTCCTTGACCATCTCCCCCTCCTCGGCGCTCTCGACGTCGATCTCGGTGGTGGTGATCACCGGTGCCATACCGACACCATCGTCCTTCACCTGCGTGAGCTCCAGCTTGGTGATGTTGCCCTTCTCGTCCTCGGTGATCTTGATGGCGCCGGTCCGGTCGATACCGGCCGTCCCCTTCTTGACCTGGCCGTCGGCGGCGATACTGGCGGACCCGCCGATCTCGTAGATCGTCGTGGTCTCGCCGGTCTTGCGGTTGCGCTCCTCACCCATCGCCGCCTGGACCTGGATGGCGCCGTCCAGCCCGAGGTTGGGGTTCAGCCCCCAGCCGTTGTCCTTGTCGCCGTCCTGGCCCCCGCGGTCCGGCTTCTTCGAACCGAACTTCAGACCGAGGTAGCCGTCGACGCCCGCCTCGGTGCCGAGCGTGGTGCGGGTGATGTCGGGGTCGGGGATGTCCGGCCCGATGAGGTTGTTGGTCTGCTCGCGGGCCCAGCCGCCGATCAGCGGGATCTGACCGACGGTGTTCTTGGAGAGGGCGTCGACCTTCTGGAACTTGGCGAGTTCGTCCTCCATGGCCTTGGCCTCCGCAGGGGAGTCGAACACCCACGAGCTGCCGTTCTCCAGCGTCATGCCGGCTCCGACATCGACCTCGGCGCCGATCTTGGAGGACCCGCCGAGGTCCACCGAGACACCGGCACCGGTGCTGACGCCGACCATGTCGCCGTCGACCAGCGTGATCTTGGTGGTGCCGTCGGAGAACTCCTCCTTGATGAAGGCGTAGTCCTGGCCGACGTCGACGAAAAGCACGCTGATGCTTCCGCCGCCGATGTCGGTGTTCTTCGACACCAGGCACTTGTCCGGCTCGTACTCCTCATCGGCGAGCCGCTGCCGGTTGTTGCACTCGCTCTCCAGGCCGACGAAGTTGAACGCCTCGCACACGGAGTCCTTGATCGAGGCGACGATCTGGTTCGAGCTCTGGGTGAAGCCGGTCGCGAGGAGCGCGACGACGATCACGCCGATGGTGAGGACGACGCCGGCGTACTCGACGAATCCTGCGCCCCTGTCGGAGCGTGTTAACGCCCCGCGGCTTCTACTCCCGATCATCATCTACCGTCCGCTCGAGGCCACCACCGGGAGAGTCGAGACACGAGGTCGGGGAGAGCATCGCACTCTCGCTCGGGTGGCCGATTCAGCTCAATGGCAGATGACAGTAGAGCCGGAGTAGTCGGGCGAGGAAGAGTTCAAAGACCCAATCAAGTACCCAACCTCAGTGGGCAATAGGCCCACGGGCACGGGCAGCCCCGTCCACGGGACTGCAGTAGGTGGTTGGGGGACGATCCGGCGTCCCGGCTCAGCCTTCCTCGCCGACGCGGGCGGAGGCCACCATGGCCTTCGCGGCCTGCTCGTCGAACTCGTCGACATGGGCTCCGTACCGCAAGACGAAGTGCTCGTCCTCCTTCTCTCCACCGATGAGCAGGTCCCATTGGACAGTGGGGTAGCCGTCTACGTCCTTGTAGTGGCTCTTCATCAAGGAGGCGTTGATCGAGCCGGGGACCTCGATGTCGTCTTCGCTGGTGATCTCCGCATCAGGGTCCCACGCTTTGATCTTCCCGCTGATCATGATGGGGGCGCCAAAAATGGGATTGCTGTCTTCTTCGAAGACGAGGATCGCGGGCGGCTCCCAGTCGTGGGGGTAGGACTCTACGGTGTCCTCCGGGGTGAGGGTGAGCGAGGCGAGTGTGTCGTTCTCAGGTTCGTACTTGACCATGTCGGCCGGAGGAGTGAAGGTCAGCGCGCCGACGGTCACGGTGTCGCCCGAGGCTTCCCGCCCCTCCGTGTCACTGCTGTCCTGTTCCTGTTGGGGGGTCGCATCCGGGGCTACCTCGTCGACCCCGCCACCGCACCCTGCGGCGAACAGGACCGTCCCTGTGAGTGCGAAACCAGCTGCGGCGATTCTCGTCATGTCGAACGTCATCCGTTCCTTCGGTGGACGAGCGAGGCCCGGAACTCTGTGGTCCGGGCCTCGCGTGTCAGTGGCTTATGGGTGGGTCATCCGTACCGCCGCCGGGGCCGGAGCAGCCAGGCGATGAGTCCGCCCAGGGCTCCAGTGGCGCTCCACGCCAGCGGCGTGAGGAGGTCGCCCGCACTCATGGCCTGTGCTCCGGCGCCGATGTTGGTGATCACGCCGATCCCGATGAGGACGATGCTGCCGGCCAGCCCTGCGGCTGCGCCGGCGCCGATGACCCAGGCTGCGCTGCGCGTCCGCCAGGCCATCATCCCGGCGACGATTCCCCCGGCGATCCGTGCGAGGCTCATGTACCCCTCGACCAGGAAGAAGGCGCCGACGCCGGGCTCGGAGGCGGGGGCGCCTCCCGCCACGGACACCAGGATCGAGGTCCCGGCGATGATGAGCAGTGCGGTGCCCAGGAGCGAGACGAGAGCGCCGACGGCGATGCCCGCGTACCGCATCAGCCTCCCTCTCCGACGCGGGCGGACGCCATCATCGTCTCGGCTACCTGCTCGTCGAATTCGTCATCGTGGCCTCCGTACCGCAGCACGAAGTGCTGGCCTTCCTCCTCGCCGCCGATCATCAGGTCCCACTGCACGGTGGCGTGGCCGTCGTCGGCGGTGTAGGCGCTCTTCATGAGGGCGGCGTTGACCGCCCCGGGGACCTCGACGTCTTCGTCGGTGGTGAACTCCGCGTCGGGGTCGAACGCCTTGATCTGTCCGCTGATCATGATGTGGCCGCCGAACACGGGATCGGTGTCCTCTTCGAACACGTGGATCGCGGGCGGGTTCCCGTCGTAGGTGTCGGGGTCGTAGTCCTCCGTGGTGAGGGTGAGCGACGCCGGTGTGTCGTTCTTCGGCTCGTAGGTGACCATGCCGGGCGGGGGAGTGAAGGTCAGGGCGCCAACGGTGATCTCGTCACCGGAGGCCTCCCGGTTCTCCGTGTCACCGGCGTCCTCCCGTTGGGTGGTCGTTCCGGAGTCTGCCTCGTCGGCCCCACCGCCGCATCCGGAGGCGAACAGCAGGGCCGCCATCAACGCGGAAGCCACTGCGCCAGTCCTCGTGATTTCCATTTTGTTCTGCTCCGTCGGTCGGTTGATTGAGGGCCTTCGCGCGATCCTAGACACCGCAGTCGACCTCCTCCCACCTGGCCCCGGGCTGGCGGTTGTCCCGGTGGTGCATGCTCAGCAGTTCGCTCTCCTCGGTCGACTCCGTGTTGAGGGATCCGCCGAATCCGCCGCGACTGGCTCCGTAGCCGTCGCCGTCGTCCTTGTCCACGTTGTAGACAGTCTGGGTTTGGGTCCCGTCTTCGGCGAAGCGCTCGCCGAGGCCCCGAGCGTTGTCGAGGTCGGCCATGGCGACAGGGTTGGGGATGGCGGCGAACCCCGTGTCGGTGTTGAAGGCTTGCTCGTACGCTTCCCGGTTGGCGTCGTCGGTCAGGTCGAGCGACAGGGTCTGCCTCACCCTCACATGTTCTCCGGCCAGTTCGATGTCGTCGGAGAGCGGGTTCTCGATCTCCACGCCTTCGGGTAGGTCGAGTTCGATCTCGCCGCTCATGCCCACCGAGTAGCCGAGTTCGTATTCGATCTCGATCTCGGCCTGCACGGGGTTGCCGTCGGAGTCGAACTGGGTTCGCTGGGTGAGTCCGGCGCCGCCCGCGGCCTCGGCCGCGGCGCTGACCGAGGCGGGTAGCGCGCCGGAGTAATCGGCGGTCCCTTCGAGCTTCAGCTCGGCATCGAGGGACATGGACATCGTGTGGGTGCGGTTCATGTCGCGGTCGATCTTGACCTGGTTGGACGCGTTGGCCTCCAGGCCGGCACTCACCTCGGCGCCGAGCCCGCCCCCTTCGAGCCCGAGGCCGCCCTGCGCTCCGGCGCTCATGTTGAGGTCGACTGTCACCGAATCGGGGAGAAGCTGTTCGTACTTCCGGTCGACGGCGTCGGTGTCTCCGCCGAAGAAGTCTGTCAGTCCCCGTTCGATGCCTCTCGCCAGCTCACCGGCCCCGGCCTCGGCGGCGACCCCCTGGGTCCCCATTGCCACTGCCGCCCAGTCCTGGAAGGCATTGCCGCGTCTGAGCTCCTGCATCGCCTCGGCCTGCTGATGTGCGTCGGCGCCTTCGAACTCGTAGTTCAGGTGCATGCCCAGCCCGCCCTGGATAAAGGCTTCGTAGCTGCTCTTCTCCTGGCCGAGGAGCCGGTCGAGGTCACCGATTTCGGTCTTCTCCGACGCCTCGACGCCGACAGAGCTGTTGCCCGTCGTCGTGTAGACGGCTCTGGGCTCCCCGGTGACGGGGTCGGTCTGGTAGACAATCTGGTCACCTGCGGCGACCTCGACACGGACGTTGCGGAAGGAGCCGTCGAGTGATCGGTCGCGGGACGCGGTTCGTACGTCGCAGATGGGTGGTGGTTGCGGAGGCGGGGCGGCCTGCTCGGACAGCTCGCAGTCACCCAGTCCGAGGCCGGTGAAGGCGCGGCAGATGGAGTCGTTGATCCCGTTGCGGATCGTCTCACCCAGACCGCCGGCCCCACCGACGGAGAAGAGGACGAACGCGCACAGAGTGCCGATGAGCAGGGTGGCACCAGCGAATTCGATGAAGCTGGAGCCACGGTCCGAGGCAGACGGGGGATGGGGGATAGGAACGGTCACCCGGTCTACACCTTCGTCGTTCGAAAGGCCGGCCCGAGGCGGCTCAGGGATTCGCTGGTTGCACGGTGTGAGCGAATCGGGCGCACGTGGGCACGGCGAATGGAATGGAGGTCGGTGGAGACTATTGGAACCAGACGAATGGGGCATAGGGCCCATGGGCCCCACGGGAGGCCCAAAAAGGCGCTGACGTGCGGAGGCGAGTCCTCGGCTGTGCTGCTGTCGCCGCCAGAGCTGGCAAGGCCGGTTCCGGACAGGCCCCGGTCGCCCAAAAGTGCTCGCTACCTGGCAGAAAAGCGCTCAACCGAGACGGGCGAGGCCACGACGGGGCAGCACGCAAGCCATCGGAGGCCAAGGGAGCAGGGACGTTCCGGGTATCGTTGACCGGCCGGTGCGTGAAACGCCCCGATGTGAACCGATTGCCGTTTCCCTGAAGGTGGAAGCCCCCGCATGCTGAACCGAACGTCCATCGCTGCGATGAGCATCGTAACGAGCGGGATCATGCTCCTCACAGGGTGCAGCGGCGGCGGGGGCAAGGAAGAACCGGACGATACCCCTGCGGCCGAGGAACAGACCACGGTGACGGCCCCCGACGGCCCCTTCGTTCGCGAGGGAGTCCTCGGAGGTCCCGCCGGGTTCCGGGCGCGTCTTGAGGTCAAGGCGATCGAACGCCGCTCCGACCGGACCGTTGTGCGTTTCCTGACCACCCCACTGGAAAGCGGCGAGCAGACCGTGCGGGGCGCCTTCGGCGGCAAGTCGTCGACACCGGTCGGCTTCCGGCTGCTCGACCCGGCCGGCCACCGCCTCTACTACCCGCTGGTCAACGGCAACGGGGGAGGGGCTCTGGGGACGGAGCTGCCGACCTGGGTCGTGGGCGAAGTCGAGTACGTGATGGAGGCGCACTTCCCGCGGCTGCCCGAGGACATCGAGGCCATCACCGTCATCACGCCGGGAAGCACGGCCGAGATGACGGGAATCCCCGTCGAAGACGCAGACGAGCCCGAGGACGTCCCCAGCGAGGACCCGCCCGGCTACCTCGACCTGTCCCCCGGGGACGAGGTGGAGCTTCCAGTGGTGTCGGGCCCGGTGAAGGGCAAGCCGGAAGACAGGGTGAAGACCCTCTACTCGGTCGTCCAGTCGCCGAAGGAGGAGCGGGACCACTCCGGTGACCGTGAGCGGATCACCATCCCCGCGGGCGACCTCTTCATCGACGACGAGGCGGAGCTGAAGCGGGGGGCGGACCCTGTCCTCCACGGCCTCGTCAAGGAGTTCCACGACCGGGCTGACCCCGAGAAGCCCATCGAGATCACGGTCCATACGGCTGCCGGGGGAGACGCCGGCGACAACAAGAAGCTGTCGCAATCCAGAGCGAAAGCAGCCAAGGAGTTCCTGGAAGAAGGGGCCGGGGACGACTACGAGATCAAGGCCACGGGTGTGGGCGGCGCCGAGCCGGTCGCTGATGAGGGAGGACTGAACGTCGAGGAGGCGCGTGCGCGCAACCACCGGCTGGAAGTGTCCTTCCGCATCAAGGAGGAGGAAGAGGAAGAAGAGGCCGACCAAGAGGCCGACGACGAGGCCCCGTCCGGGGAGGACGGCGGCGACTCCGCTTCCGAAGAGTCCGACGGGGATGAGGCGAACGCGGAGGACGGCGACAAGGGGGAGGACGAGGCGAAGCCCGTCGGGCCAGCCCTCGCGCCGTTCCGTGCGAAGGACGCCGAGCCGGTGCGGACCGCCACCGGGTGGACGCGCGACCACGACTACGAGATGGACGTCCTCCCCTTCTACCGCGACGGTGACTTTCTCGTCGCCAACATGGTGATCAGGAACGTCAGCGACCCGGAGGACTCGGCGGAGGACGCTGAGGTCTCATCCCCGTTCTCCGGGGAGTATGAAGGGTCGCAGTTCGGCGAGTTCAGCGTGATCGATCCCGAGACGCAGACGGTGTACCGGGAGCTCCGCGTCGGCGCCACGCGCGCGCACGAGAAGAAGGGCGGGGTCGACTTCGTCGAGCCCCCGGGCGACGCGTTCTACCCGGAGCCAGGCTGGGAGGGACGCGTCTTCTTCTACGTTCCAGCGCCGCCGGAAGGCGTCACCACGATCACGTTCGACGCGGGTCTGTTCGGTGAAATCAAGGACGTTCCGATCGAGTGAGTCCCGTTTCTCGTGTCGAGGTCGCTGTCCTGCTCGGCGGCACAGCCGTGCACGACTCCAAGCATCCGGAGAAGGGCCGTCTTTCTCTCTCCAGGCCCGAGTGGGCCGCGCTCCTCGGCAGGGTCAAGCCCCACTCGCGGTGGAGAACCGGGTAGCGAGGGGGCACCTTCACGCCCACCTGCCCACCGGACATGCGGGCCCCTCATCCGGCGGTTCATCAGGCCGTTCGGTCATCTGCCGAGTTCGTAGGCACGGAGATAGACGTGCGCTGCCGCACCATCCGGGTAGAGCACAATTCCTTCGACTTGGCGGCCGGTCTGCTGATTCAGCGCTGTGCAGCCGTAAGCGCTGTCCTCGAACTCCCTGGCCGTATCGGGAGTGATGCCATACAGCCCTTGGTCGTGTTTCGGTATTCCCTGAGATCGGGGGAGGTAGTTCCCGATCTCGCGGCATATATCCTCCGCCTCCTCATGGGTGGTGGTGAAATGGGCTCGGTAGATCAAGCTGTCTAGCTCGTTCGCGAGCGTATTGGTAGTCACGTCCTCCGCACTATCTGGAAGATCTAGCTGGGCAAATTCTTCAAAGCTGATGACGGAGATGTCTGATTCCTCCAGAATCTCCTCTTCGCTCGCCCAGCTGCAAGACGATACGAGGAAGAACAACCCGCACACGGTTGCAAGCGTGGAAACAAGGGACCCGCGGCTTCCGTTCATCTCCTACCACCCTTGCTTGTGCTCTCCTCTGGTCGTCCGCACTCGGTGTGTTGTTGGGTCGTTCCGACCCAGCCGAGGTACGGGGCGCAGAGCAGTGCAACCAGGGTTCAGGTCACTGGGACTCCGGTGACGGCCTCGAACTTGGGGACCTGGACGGTCACCTCGGTCACGGACGGGTCCAGCCAGAAGTCGATCCACAGCGTGCGCGACTCGTGTGCCGGAACCGTCTCCCCTGCGCCTCGCGGCGCCAGGCAGTGGCTGTCGGATCGTTGGAGCACGGGG
This window contains:
- a CDS encoding OmpA family protein → MSIVTSGIMLLTGCSGGGGKEEPDDTPAAEEQTTVTAPDGPFVREGVLGGPAGFRARLEVKAIERRSDRTVVRFLTTPLESGEQTVRGAFGGKSSTPVGFRLLDPAGHRLYYPLVNGNGGGALGTELPTWVVGEVEYVMEAHFPRLPEDIEAITVITPGSTAEMTGIPVEDADEPEDVPSEDPPGYLDLSPGDEVELPVVSGPVKGKPEDRVKTLYSVVQSPKEERDHSGDRERITIPAGDLFIDDEAELKRGADPVLHGLVKEFHDRADPEKPIEITVHTAAGGDAGDNKKLSQSRAKAAKEFLEEGAGDDYEIKATGVGGAEPVADEGGLNVEEARARNHRLEVSFRIKEEEEEEEADQEADDEAPSGEDGGDSASEESDGDEANAEDGDKGEDEAKPVGPALAPFRAKDAEPVRTATGWTRDHDYEMDVLPFYRDGDFLVANMVIRNVSDPEDSAEDAEVSSPFSGEYEGSQFGEFSVIDPETQTVYRELRVGATRAHEKKGGVDFVEPPGDAFYPEPGWEGRVFFYVPAPPEGVTTITFDAGLFGEIKDVPIE
- a CDS encoding DUF397 domain-containing protein, translating into MSPVSRVEVAVLLGGTAVHDSKHPEKGRLSLSRPEWAALLGRVKPHSRWRTG